A window of Chlorobium phaeobacteroides DSM 266 genomic DNA:
GTGGGGGACAATTCCGGGCCTCTCACTGAATCCTGTAATCTGGATAGGGGATGATTGACAGCTGGAAACGGGAAATAATACAGCATGTCGGATACTCAATAACGATGAGGTACAGGATTCATTATCGGTGAGAAACTCGCTGACAAAGCTCGACTATTAAGGTATTATTATAGTGTTATCGACGCAGTAGGGAAATATTGTATACTTGACAAAAAAAAGAATTTGCTTTTCTCACTATGGGATGTCCCTAAGCCGCCCTTCTGATTTGAACGATTTACAAACCATTTCGTTACTTTGTCATAGTTACCCCGGAAAAGAAAAAACAAATCGGCTTGACTGATATGAACGAGTGGCAAAAGCGGATTACCATCAACCCTGATCAGTGCGGTGGGCGTCCATGCATCCGTGGACTGCGAATCAGGGTAATCGACATCCTTGACCTCCTTGCCGCAGGCCTGAAT
This region includes:
- a CDS encoding DUF433 domain-containing protein; amino-acid sequence: MNEWQKRITINPDQCGGRPCIRGLRIRVIDILDLLAAGLNQDEILEELPDLEKEDILAALKYASKKLDHPVIAA